A genomic region of Vitreimonas flagellata contains the following coding sequences:
- a CDS encoding helix-turn-helix domain-containing protein: MDMRALVGRNFARIRREKGLTQEQVEERSGFSQQYISDLEQGKRNPTIVTLYELSQALGVSHVDLVTPDAAAKSRKRR; the protein is encoded by the coding sequence ATGGATATGCGCGCGCTCGTGGGGCGCAACTTTGCACGCATCAGACGAGAGAAAGGGCTGACCCAGGAGCAGGTCGAGGAACGATCAGGCTTCAGCCAGCAGTACATAAGCGATCTGGAGCAGGGCAAACGCAACCCGACAATCGTCACCTTGTATGAACTCTCGCAGGCCCTGGGCGTCTCACACGTCGATCTAGTGACACCGGATGCCGCGGCTAAGTCGCGGAAGAGGCGGTAG
- a CDS encoding DsbA family protein, whose amino-acid sequence MNRRTIVIAIAAGALALFALAAFFFRGAGEDATIDFAPPQAPIAAPIDAAPDAPTGSATDTGAASADGEAPAASASVPAPTWNVYVRRHSPVIGPANAPVTIVEFFDPSCEACRAFHPIVKQIMAQYPNEVRLVLRYTPLHEGSDEAVRILETARRQNVFEPVLEALFVEQPQWAVHGNPQLERAWTVAAGAGLDVTQARSGMMAPAITAVLRQDIADATALGVRGTPTFFVNERPLPSFGPQQLYDLVRAEVEAARQ is encoded by the coding sequence GTGAACAGACGCACCATCGTCATTGCCATCGCCGCCGGCGCGCTCGCGCTCTTTGCGCTGGCAGCCTTTTTCTTTCGAGGCGCCGGCGAAGACGCCACCATTGACTTCGCGCCGCCGCAGGCGCCGATCGCGGCGCCGATTGATGCAGCGCCTGATGCGCCAACCGGCAGCGCCACCGATACTGGAGCGGCCTCCGCCGATGGCGAAGCCCCAGCAGCAAGCGCGTCAGTGCCCGCTCCAACATGGAACGTCTATGTGCGGCGTCATTCTCCGGTGATCGGGCCCGCTAACGCACCCGTGACGATCGTTGAATTCTTTGATCCTTCTTGTGAAGCCTGCCGCGCCTTCCATCCGATCGTGAAGCAGATCATGGCGCAATATCCCAACGAGGTACGCTTGGTGCTGCGCTACACGCCCTTGCACGAAGGCTCCGACGAGGCGGTGCGCATTCTGGAAACGGCGCGGCGGCAGAATGTTTTCGAGCCGGTGCTGGAGGCTTTGTTCGTCGAACAGCCGCAATGGGCTGTTCACGGCAACCCGCAACTAGAAAGGGCTTGGACCGTCGCCGCAGGCGCGGGTCTTGATGTGACGCAAGCGCGATCGGGAATGATGGCGCCCGCAATCACCGCCGTGCTCAGACAAGACATCGCCGATGCGACGGCGCTTGGCGTCAGGGGAACGCCCACTTTCTTTGTCAACGAAAGGCCGCTGCCAAGTTTCGGTCCGCAGCAATTATACGATCTCGTGCGCGCCGAGGTCGAAGCCGCCCGCCAGTAA
- a CDS encoding disulfide bond formation protein B, producing MTHLETNRPASAPHAEDRSSWWLLLAAWLIALCASLGALFIGEVLGQAPCYLCWFQRAFMFPLAIILLVACIRSDAGVWRYALPLAAIGGLVALYHTLLQVGLIQEPIVQCGAGPSCSSAAMTLFGWLSIPALSLAAFSAIVVLLIFVRRRSS from the coding sequence ATGACGCACCTTGAGACGAACCGACCGGCGAGCGCGCCGCACGCCGAAGATCGCAGCTCATGGTGGCTGCTGCTCGCAGCCTGGCTGATCGCGCTTTGCGCAAGCCTCGGGGCCTTGTTCATCGGTGAGGTCTTGGGTCAGGCGCCGTGTTATCTGTGCTGGTTCCAGCGCGCCTTCATGTTTCCGCTCGCCATCATTCTCTTAGTCGCGTGCATCCGCTCCGATGCTGGCGTCTGGCGTTACGCACTGCCGCTGGCCGCGATCGGCGGGTTGGTCGCGCTCTATCACACCCTCCTCCAAGTCGGCCTCATCCAAGAACCGATCGTTCAGTGCGGGGCGGGACCATCCTGCTCCAGCGCCGCCATGACGCTCTTCGGATGGCTATCGATTCCAGCTCTTTCACTCGCCGCATTTTCGGCAATCGTCGTTCTCCTCATATTTGTTCGCCGGAGGTCATCGTGA
- a CDS encoding class I SAM-dependent methyltransferase — protein MNQPIELQRSYWNEWNASHREQRLSDVSLDQRDAVFRWLSNLGRTDLSILEVGCGAGWLCPALKQFGQVTATDLSDEVLARARGRVPDVKFIAGDFMALDFEEQFDVVVSLEVLSHVEDHDAFIAKLSALLHPGGYLMLATQNRPVLEKFNTVAPQQPGHLRRWFNRDELKALLAPHFELLTIETLTPAANRGPMRVIAGLQAKRVLRAVFGRGLEKALAKAGFGWTLAVLARKHEP, from the coding sequence GTGAACCAGCCGATCGAGTTGCAGCGCAGCTATTGGAACGAATGGAACGCGTCCCATCGCGAGCAGAGACTGAGCGATGTATCGCTGGATCAGCGCGACGCCGTTTTCCGTTGGCTTTCCAATTTAGGCCGAACCGACCTCAGCATCCTGGAGGTCGGCTGCGGCGCGGGCTGGCTTTGTCCCGCGCTCAAACAATTCGGCCAGGTGACCGCAACAGATCTGTCGGATGAAGTTCTGGCGCGGGCGCGAGGGCGCGTGCCGGATGTGAAGTTTATCGCCGGCGACTTCATGGCGCTCGACTTCGAGGAACAGTTCGACGTTGTCGTCAGTCTTGAAGTGCTCTCCCATGTCGAAGACCACGACGCCTTTATCGCCAAGCTCAGCGCACTTCTGCATCCCGGCGGATATTTGATGCTGGCGACGCAAAACCGGCCGGTGCTCGAGAAATTCAACACGGTGGCGCCGCAACAGCCTGGACACCTGCGCCGATGGTTTAACCGCGACGAACTCAAAGCGCTGCTAGCGCCTCATTTCGAGCTTCTCACGATCGAGACGCTCACGCCGGCCGCCAATCGAGGCCCGATGCGTGTGATCGCGGGCTTACAGGCAAAGCGCGTGTTGCGCGCCGTGTTCGGGCGCGGCCTGGAGAAGGCGCTTGCGAAAGCGGGTTTCGGTTGGACGTTGGCGGTGCTTGCACGGAAGCACGAGCCATGA
- a CDS encoding copper resistance protein CopC, whose product MTFTPPGAATASYSIPLPALGSGAYEVHWTATGDGHAMEGTLHFTIQ is encoded by the coding sequence GTGACGTTCACGCCGCCAGGGGCGGCGACGGCGAGCTATTCCATTCCGCTGCCGGCGCTCGGATCGGGCGCCTATGAAGTGCACTGGACCGCCACCGGCGACGGCCATGCCATGGAAGGCACGCTGCACTTCACCATCCAATAA
- a CDS encoding copper resistance protein CopC, which translates to MKRLILAAALALCATPALAQETHGDNAEVQSAPADDAVLAAAPSALSLTFEHAVVLTQVQLHGPDTPPFR; encoded by the coding sequence ATGAAACGTCTCATTCTCGCCGCCGCATTGGCGCTTTGCGCGACGCCCGCGCTGGCGCAGGAGACGCACGGCGACAACGCCGAAGTGCAATCGGCGCCGGCCGACGATGCGGTGCTTGCGGCGGCGCCATCGGCGCTGTCGCTGACGTTCGAGCACGCCGTGGTGTTGACCCAAGTGCAATTGCATGGCCCGGACACACCGCCATTCCGGTGA
- a CDS encoding peptidoglycan DD-metalloendopeptidase family protein: MAGCVGAGLAAQAFATAPEATKATYTLPAPAPELVNPTGHSLRGEDVYGAGAFGASRGGGARRHRGADYVAEPGEVVRAPITGIVQRIGFAYRGDERYRYVELTSEDQTRDVRVLYVGPTVQLGVVVRAGEPIGRAQDLSARYPRGITNHVHVEMRENGALADPASVLPAASDQHEEIDA, from the coding sequence TTGGCAGGATGCGTCGGCGCTGGACTGGCGGCGCAAGCCTTTGCGACAGCGCCCGAGGCCACCAAGGCGACATACACTTTACCGGCGCCAGCCCCGGAACTGGTGAACCCAACGGGTCATTCGCTGCGTGGTGAGGATGTCTATGGCGCGGGCGCCTTCGGGGCCTCGCGCGGCGGCGGCGCACGCCGCCATCGCGGCGCTGACTATGTTGCCGAGCCCGGCGAAGTGGTGCGCGCCCCGATCACCGGCATCGTGCAGCGCATCGGCTTCGCCTATCGCGGCGACGAGCGTTATCGCTACGTCGAACTCACAAGCGAAGATCAAACGCGCGACGTGCGGGTGCTCTATGTCGGGCCCACGGTTCAACTCGGCGTCGTCGTGCGCGCGGGTGAACCGATCGGGCGCGCGCAGGATCTAAGCGCACGCTATCCGCGCGGCATCACCAACCATGTCCATGTCGAGATGCGAGAGAACGGCGCTCTTGCCGATCCTGCCAGTGTGCTGCCTGCGGCGTCCGACCAACATGAGGAGATCGATGCATGA
- a CDS encoding heavy metal translocating P-type ATPase, producing MANAKKERIDVGGLLRSPSAGRCQRCALDLTKRVQTIAAVSQAHVVNDANRGPLKICVHYDPARTTPAKVRATAAQMGAQVGRHRGHVTLALPADKPKQRLARLREAKGVINVDEFDSGEALIEFDPKSLDDARVLALLESDATSAKTSASHTHETGKAHDHAHGGPFGERSELIFALGSGAALAAGWLAERAGIEMLPLVAFIGAYLLGGYFTTREAFDNLRRRQFRIDSLMLVAAIGAALLGAWAEGALLLFLFSLGHALENWAMGRAKKAIEALGQLTPERAQLRRGDTVEEVAVADLKIGDIIMVWPNERLPADGVVIAGESAVNEAPITGESAPVEKQAAASADAYPDFAKAPAQHRVFAGAINGAGAIDVRVSRLATESMLARIVTLVAEAESQRSPTQNFTDKFERIFVPCVLALVGALMFAWVVVDEPFADSFYRAMAVLVAASPCALAISVPSAVLSGVARAARGGVLVKGGAALEALGRVSAIAFDKTGTLTEGKPYLTDVKPLFGVTEEELLAVTVAIERSSDHPLAGAIVRDGGERLGEAPVPRAEAVESITGKGIQGRIDGAVVQIGKPGLFETGPAPMPNELRLIVTNLESSGRTVMVVRRGARYLGVLGVMDTERPAAKATVERLRRLGIRRVVMLSGDNQRVADAVAGSIGLDQAFGALMPDEKVAAINTLKVEPGGVAMIGDGVNDAPALANANVGVAMGAAGSDVALETADVALMADDLKHLPFAVGLSRQTTSIIRQNLWVSLGVVAVLIPSTIFGLQIGAAIIFHEGSTLIVVANALRLLAYKDPAT from the coding sequence ATGGCCAACGCCAAGAAAGAACGTATCGACGTCGGCGGCTTGTTGCGCTCACCCTCAGCTGGGCGCTGCCAACGCTGCGCGCTTGACCTCACTAAGCGCGTTCAAACCATCGCCGCGGTCAGTCAAGCGCATGTCGTCAACGACGCCAACCGCGGACCGCTAAAGATCTGTGTCCATTACGACCCCGCGCGCACCACGCCAGCCAAAGTGCGCGCGACGGCCGCGCAAATGGGCGCGCAAGTTGGTCGCCACCGCGGTCACGTCACGCTGGCGTTGCCCGCAGACAAGCCCAAGCAAAGACTGGCTCGGCTGCGCGAAGCCAAAGGCGTCATCAATGTCGACGAGTTCGATAGCGGTGAAGCGCTGATCGAATTTGATCCCAAATCGCTCGACGACGCGCGCGTGCTTGCGCTGCTTGAAAGCGACGCCACGTCCGCCAAGACCAGCGCTTCGCACACTCATGAGACCGGCAAAGCTCATGATCACGCGCATGGCGGACCGTTCGGCGAACGCAGCGAGCTCATTTTCGCATTGGGCTCTGGGGCAGCGCTTGCCGCCGGGTGGCTCGCCGAACGCGCTGGCATAGAGATGCTGCCGCTGGTCGCCTTCATCGGCGCTTACCTGCTGGGCGGTTATTTCACGACGCGTGAGGCGTTCGACAATCTGCGCCGGCGGCAGTTTCGCATCGACTCCCTCATGCTGGTGGCGGCCATTGGCGCGGCTCTGCTCGGCGCTTGGGCCGAAGGGGCGCTCCTCCTCTTTCTCTTCAGCTTAGGTCATGCGCTGGAGAATTGGGCGATGGGGCGCGCCAAGAAGGCGATCGAAGCGCTTGGACAGCTAACGCCCGAACGCGCTCAATTGCGGCGCGGCGACACCGTCGAAGAGGTGGCCGTCGCGGACCTGAAGATCGGCGACATCATCATGGTCTGGCCCAATGAGCGCCTGCCGGCAGATGGCGTGGTGATCGCCGGCGAAAGCGCAGTCAACGAAGCGCCGATCACGGGCGAGAGCGCGCCGGTGGAAAAGCAAGCCGCCGCCAGCGCTGATGCTTACCCCGACTTCGCCAAGGCGCCGGCGCAGCACCGGGTGTTCGCGGGCGCGATCAATGGCGCGGGCGCAATCGATGTGCGCGTGTCGCGTCTCGCCACCGAGAGCATGCTCGCGCGCATCGTCACGCTGGTGGCGGAAGCGGAATCGCAGCGTTCGCCGACACAGAATTTCACCGACAAGTTCGAGCGCATTTTCGTGCCGTGCGTGCTCGCCTTGGTCGGCGCGCTCATGTTCGCCTGGGTCGTGGTCGACGAGCCGTTCGCCGACAGCTTTTATCGCGCCATGGCGGTGCTGGTGGCCGCAAGCCCTTGCGCGCTCGCCATCTCGGTGCCGAGTGCCGTGCTGAGCGGCGTTGCACGCGCCGCGCGCGGCGGCGTCCTGGTCAAAGGCGGCGCAGCGCTTGAAGCACTCGGGCGCGTCAGCGCCATTGCTTTCGACAAGACCGGCACGCTGACTGAGGGCAAACCCTATCTGACTGATGTGAAGCCCCTCTTCGGCGTCACCGAAGAAGAATTGCTCGCCGTCACCGTGGCGATCGAACGCAGCAGCGACCATCCCCTCGCGGGCGCGATCGTGCGTGACGGCGGCGAACGTTTGGGTGAGGCGCCCGTGCCGCGCGCTGAAGCGGTCGAGAGCATCACCGGCAAAGGCATTCAGGGCCGCATCGACGGCGCTGTCGTGCAGATCGGCAAGCCGGGTCTCTTCGAGACTGGTCCCGCTCCGATGCCGAACGAGCTTCGGCTCATCGTCACCAACCTGGAATCGTCAGGGCGCACCGTCATGGTGGTGCGGCGCGGCGCCCGCTATCTGGGTGTGCTCGGCGTCATGGACACCGAGCGCCCAGCAGCGAAGGCGACGGTCGAACGACTCCGGCGTCTCGGCATCCGGCGCGTCGTCATGCTGAGCGGCGACAATCAGCGCGTCGCCGACGCGGTTGCAGGCAGCATCGGCCTTGATCAGGCGTTCGGCGCGCTGATGCCCGATGAGAAAGTCGCGGCGATCAACACGCTCAAGGTTGAGCCAGGCGGCGTGGCCATGATCGGCGACGGCGTCAACGATGCGCCCGCACTCGCCAACGCCAATGTCGGCGTCGCCATGGGGGCTGCGGGCTCAGACGTGGCGCTTGAAACCGCCGATGTCGCCTTGATGGCGGACGATCTCAAGCACTTGCCGTTCGCGGTGGGCCTCAGCCGGCAAACCACCAGCATCATCCGGCAAAATCTTTGGGTGAGCCTGGGCGTCGTCGCCGTGCTCATCCCTTCCACGATCTTTGGCCTGCAGATCGGCGCGGCGATCATTTTCCACGAGGGCTCAACGCTCATCGTCGTCGCCAACGCACTGCGATTGCTCGCCTACAAGGACCCCGCCACATGA
- a CDS encoding thioredoxin domain-containing protein, whose product MTPHRRRFLITAAAATSAPAWAYAQSSDNMTIGSESAPLHLTEYASMTCPHCAQFHLANWTALKARYIDTGRVRFTLREMATPPPAVALAMFQLARCERASPDEYLRRVGILFERQSAILGAGTLGGVRDALLAAGGEWGLSQAQILACLNDPQGVQRIQRSIEGAMALGVNHTPSFLFDGALDEDHAFQTPDGMVRMLDARLARL is encoded by the coding sequence ATGACGCCTCATCGCCGCCGCTTCCTCATCACGGCAGCCGCCGCGACAAGCGCGCCGGCTTGGGCCTACGCGCAATCATCGGACAACATGACCATTGGGTCGGAGTCAGCCCCGCTCCACCTCACCGAATACGCCTCGATGACGTGCCCTCATTGCGCGCAATTTCATCTCGCCAACTGGACGGCGCTGAAGGCGCGCTACATCGATACGGGCCGCGTTCGTTTCACCTTGCGCGAGATGGCGACGCCGCCCCCTGCCGTCGCCCTGGCGATGTTCCAGTTGGCGCGCTGCGAGCGCGCGAGCCCGGACGAATATCTCCGCCGGGTCGGCATTCTGTTTGAGCGCCAGAGCGCGATACTCGGCGCAGGCACGCTGGGCGGCGTACGCGATGCACTGCTCGCGGCCGGCGGCGAATGGGGATTATCCCAAGCACAGATCCTCGCCTGCTTGAACGACCCACAAGGCGTCCAGCGCATCCAACGCAGCATCGAAGGCGCCATGGCGCTGGGCGTCAACCACACGCCCTCGTTCCTGTTCGACGGCGCGCTCGACGAGGATCACGCCTTCCAGACGCCCGACGGCATGGTGCGCATGCTCGATGCGCGCCTGGCGCGGCTTTAG
- a CDS encoding carboxymuconolactone decarboxylase family protein has protein sequence MSLQSLRDALPAYAADQKHNLITLSEEQLLSEQQKWGCFLACAYATGQARLIAALESEASARLTPAARNAAKSAATIMAMNTVYYSAVNQLNNHDYRGQQPGLAMTALSQKDVDKIDFELWALAVSAVRQCGVCLNVHEAELHKRNVTLERVQAALRIAAVISAVAAVIAIESAAP, from the coding sequence ATGTCGTTGCAATCCCTTCGCGATGCACTTCCCGCCTACGCCGCCGATCAAAAGCACAATTTGATCACGCTGAGCGAAGAGCAGCTCTTGAGCGAACAGCAGAAGTGGGGCTGCTTTCTCGCCTGCGCCTACGCCACCGGCCAAGCACGTCTCATCGCCGCGCTCGAAAGCGAGGCGTCCGCCCGGCTGACGCCCGCCGCGCGCAATGCCGCCAAGTCCGCCGCAACCATCATGGCGATGAACACGGTCTATTATTCGGCGGTCAATCAGCTCAACAATCACGATTATCGCGGCCAACAGCCCGGCCTCGCCATGACGGCGCTCTCGCAGAAAGACGTCGACAAGATCGACTTCGAACTCTGGGCGCTTGCCGTTTCCGCCGTGCGTCAATGCGGCGTTTGTCTCAATGTCCATGAAGCCGAGCTGCACAAGCGCAACGTAACGCTTGAGCGCGTCCAAGCTGCGTTGCGGATCGCCGCCGTCATAAGCGCGGTCGCCGCCGTCATCGCCATCGAGAGCGCTGCGCCATGA
- a CDS encoding efflux RND transporter permease subunit — MISRLIELAVRARWAVMAIVLIVAGIGVYNIMRLPIDAVPDITNRQVQINTVAPSFGPLDVERLVTYPVETAMSGIVGLQNTRSISRNGFSQVTVVFNDSVDIYFARQQVAERLTQARESLPEGVEPQMGPISTGLGEVLMWTVHYADPNAEGARVEAGQPGWQPDGAYLTVEGERLTDPVSQAGYLRTIQDWMIRPQMRSVGGVAGIDSIGGYEKQYVVEPEAGALSAYGISFSELAEALDRANLSVGANFIQQGGESFLVRADARIRTLEEISEAVVATRDGVPITVRDVANVSVGGDLRTGAATESGREVVVGTVLMLTGGNSRTVAAAAAERLQQITQTLPPGIVAEVVYDRSKLVNATIATVERNLAEGALLVAVVLFLLLGNIRAALIATLIIPLSMLMTSIGMNVFGVSGNLMSLGALDFGLIVDGSVIIIENCLRRLSERQHHEGRLLTLPERLHETLEAGREMIKPTIFGQMIIFLVFAPLLTFSGVEGKMFSPMAITLMLALAAAFILSLTFVPAMVALLIRGKVAEKEVKAIEVARNRYQPGLDYSLRKPKTVIAGGIAVFAIAGALFFTLGREFIPQLDEQDIAIQAVRIPSTSLQQSTAMQARVEQIISEFPEVAFVFSKTGTAEVASDPMPVNISDSFVILKPRSEWPNPNEPKAELIARMEARLSQLIGNSYEFTQPIQMRFNELIAGVRGDVAIKLYGEDLTEMSQAAGRIAAVLQSIDGAADVKVEQTGGFPTLDVRFDRDAIARYGLSLQDVTDTVATAMGGREAGLVFEGDRRFDVVVRLPEAVRDDLDAVGALPVMLPETENGPRASIPLREVATFTFSEGLNQVSRENGSRRVVVQANVRGRDLGSFVTEAQRRVRDEVTLPTGAYLDWGGQFENLQSASQRMSLIVPACFVLIFGILYMALGTFRAAGAVFTAVPLALAGGVYTLFLTGMPFSISAAVGFICLAGVAVLNGLVVMTSINSRLDLGMPVDEAIREGMIEKFRAVLMTGIVPAIGFVPMAIAHGTGAEVQKPLATVVIGGLITATLLTLFVLPAICRLMLKSGHQLREGEMPTAYSGGGAAPAQAE; from the coding sequence ATGATCAGCCGCCTTATCGAACTCGCCGTCAGAGCCCGCTGGGCCGTCATGGCGATCGTCCTCATCGTCGCCGGCATCGGCGTCTACAACATCATGCGTCTGCCGATCGACGCGGTGCCCGACATCACCAACCGGCAAGTGCAGATCAATACGGTCGCGCCGTCGTTCGGTCCCCTCGATGTCGAGCGGCTGGTCACCTATCCAGTCGAAACCGCGATGTCGGGCATCGTGGGATTGCAGAACACGCGCTCGATCTCGCGCAACGGCTTCAGTCAGGTCACCGTTGTTTTCAACGACAGCGTCGATATCTATTTCGCCCGCCAGCAAGTGGCCGAACGGCTGACCCAAGCGCGCGAAAGCTTGCCCGAAGGCGTCGAGCCGCAAATGGGGCCAATTTCAACCGGCCTTGGCGAAGTTCTGATGTGGACGGTGCACTATGCCGATCCCAATGCCGAGGGCGCACGCGTTGAAGCAGGCCAGCCCGGCTGGCAGCCCGACGGCGCCTATCTCACGGTCGAGGGCGAGCGGCTCACCGATCCGGTGTCGCAAGCTGGATATCTGCGCACGATCCAGGATTGGATGATCCGTCCGCAAATGCGCTCAGTTGGCGGCGTGGCGGGCATCGACTCGATCGGCGGCTATGAAAAGCAGTACGTGGTCGAACCCGAGGCGGGCGCGCTCTCCGCTTATGGCATCTCCTTTTCCGAACTCGCCGAAGCGCTTGACCGCGCCAATCTTTCCGTTGGCGCGAACTTCATCCAACAAGGCGGCGAGTCGTTCCTTGTGCGCGCCGATGCGCGCATTCGCACGCTGGAAGAAATTTCCGAGGCTGTCGTCGCCACACGCGACGGCGTGCCGATCACCGTGCGCGACGTCGCCAATGTAAGCGTCGGCGGCGATCTGCGCACCGGCGCGGCTACCGAAAGCGGACGCGAGGTTGTCGTCGGCACGGTCTTGATGCTGACGGGCGGCAATAGCCGCACAGTTGCCGCCGCCGCGGCCGAGCGGCTTCAGCAAATCACCCAGACTTTGCCGCCCGGCATCGTCGCCGAAGTCGTCTATGATCGATCTAAGCTTGTGAACGCCACGATCGCCACGGTCGAGCGCAACCTCGCCGAGGGCGCGCTGCTGGTGGCGGTCGTACTCTTCCTGCTGCTCGGCAATATCCGCGCGGCGTTAATCGCGACACTCATCATTCCGCTGTCGATGCTGATGACGTCGATCGGCATGAATGTCTTTGGCGTCTCCGGCAATCTTATGAGCCTTGGCGCGCTCGACTTCGGCCTCATCGTCGATGGCTCGGTCATCATCATCGAAAATTGCCTGAGGCGATTGTCGGAACGTCAGCATCACGAAGGCCGGCTGCTGACCCTTCCAGAGCGTCTCCATGAGACGCTCGAAGCCGGCCGCGAGATGATCAAGCCGACCATCTTTGGTCAGATGATCATCTTTCTCGTTTTCGCGCCGCTGCTCACCTTCTCGGGCGTCGAAGGCAAGATGTTCTCGCCGATGGCGATCACGTTGATGTTGGCGTTGGCGGCGGCATTCATCCTGTCGCTGACCTTTGTGCCGGCGATGGTGGCGCTGCTCATTCGCGGCAAGGTCGCCGAAAAGGAGGTCAAGGCGATCGAGGTCGCACGCAACCGCTATCAGCCGGGTCTCGATTATTCGCTGCGCAAGCCAAAGACCGTGATCGCCGGCGGCATCGCCGTCTTCGCAATCGCGGGGGCGCTCTTCTTCACCCTGGGTCGCGAATTCATCCCGCAGCTCGATGAACAGGACATCGCCATCCAGGCGGTGCGCATCCCATCGACCTCGCTGCAGCAATCGACCGCCATGCAAGCGCGCGTCGAGCAGATCATCTCAGAGTTTCCCGAGGTCGCCTTCGTGTTCTCTAAGACCGGCACGGCGGAAGTGGCGTCGGACCCGATGCCGGTGAACATCTCAGACTCGTTTGTGATCTTGAAGCCGCGCTCGGAATGGCCGAACCCGAACGAGCCGAAGGCTGAGCTGATCGCGCGCATGGAAGCGAGGCTCTCGCAGCTCATCGGCAATTCCTATGAATTCACCCAGCCGATCCAGATGCGGTTCAACGAACTCATCGCCGGCGTCCGCGGCGACGTGGCGATCAAGCTCTACGGGGAAGATCTCACCGAAATGAGCCAAGCGGCCGGACGGATCGCTGCGGTGCTGCAGTCGATCGATGGCGCCGCAGACGTCAAGGTCGAACAGACCGGTGGTTTCCCGACGCTCGATGTTCGCTTCGACCGTGACGCCATCGCCCGCTATGGCCTCTCATTGCAGGACGTCACCGACACGGTGGCGACGGCGATGGGCGGACGCGAAGCCGGACTCGTCTTCGAAGGCGATCGCCGCTTCGACGTCGTCGTGCGTTTGCCCGAAGCCGTGCGGGACGATCTCGACGCCGTCGGCGCATTGCCTGTGATGCTGCCGGAAACCGAGAACGGACCTCGCGCCTCCATTCCACTTCGCGAAGTTGCGACCTTCACCTTCTCGGAGGGCCTCAATCAGGTCAGCCGCGAAAACGGCAGCCGCCGCGTGGTCGTGCAAGCGAACGTGCGCGGCCGTGACTTGGGCTCATTCGTCACCGAGGCGCAGCGCCGCGTGCGCGATGAAGTGACCCTGCCGACCGGGGCGTATCTCGATTGGGGCGGCCAGTTCGAGAACCTGCAATCGGCTTCGCAACGCATGTCGCTCATCGTGCCGGCCTGCTTTGTCTTGATCTTCGGCATTCTCTATATGGCGCTAGGCACTTTCCGCGCTGCGGGCGCTGTGTTCACCGCCGTGCCGCTGGCGCTGGCGGGCGGGGTCTACACCCTCTTCCTGACCGGCATGCCGTTCTCGATCTCGGCCGCGGTTGGCTTCATCTGTCTTGCCGGTGTCGCGGTGCTGAATGGCCTCGTCGTCATGACCAGCATCAACAGCCGCCTCGACCTCGGCATGCCTGTCGACGAGGCCATCCGCGAAGGCATGATCGAGAAGTTCCGCGCCGTGTTGATGACCGGCATTGTGCCAGCCATCGGGTTTGTGCCGATGGCGATCGCGCACGGCACCGGCGCTGAAGTGCAAAAGCCTCTGGCCACCGTCGTCATCGGCGGCCTCATCACCGCAACGCTGCTCACGCTCTTTGTGCTGCCGGCGATCTGCCGTCTGATGCTGAAGAGCGGCCATCAATTGCGCGAAGGCGAGATGCCGACCGCCTATTCAGGCGGCGGCGCAGCTCCGGCGCAAGCCGAATGA